The sequence TCTCCTCGACGGACACTTCGTCATAGAGCAGGCCTCCAGATTTCATGCGGGCAGGTTTTTTAACTTCAATGGAACCGCAGGCGTTTTGAGAAGATCGTGCATCGAATCATCCGGGGGCTGGCAGCATGACACGCTTACCGAAGACCTGGACCTCAGTTACCGGGCGCAACTAAAGGGATGGAAGTTCGTTTACCTGAAGGATTGGGCGGTTGATGCGGAACTGCCGGTTGACATGAATGCCTTTAAATCACAGCAGCACCGCTGGGCTAAGGGAGCAATACAAACGGCAATAAAGCTCCTGCCCCAAATTCTGAGAGCAAAAGAACTTCCCCTGAGCATAAAGGTCGAAGCCTGTTTTCACCTGCTCGGGAATTTTGCCTATGTTTTACTTTTGATCCTTCTCTCCCTGATGCTGCCAATATCCTATTTCTGGCACTCTTTCGGATGGGAGAAAGTGGTCTTTTTCAACCTATTCATCGTATCCGCCTGTACTCTGAGCGTTATAAGGTTCTATGTGCTCACCACTAGAGAGGTTCACGGCAAGGAATGGACCAAATACTTAAAATATGTACCCCTATCCATTGCCCTTGGAACCGGCATCGCCATAAACAATTCAAAAGCGGTGTTTGAAGCCATCCTTGGTAAGAAGTCCGAATTTAAACGCACCCCCAAATTTGCCGTAACCTCCAAAGGCGACAACTGGCGCACCAGAAGCTATACCTCTTCTAAAGAGATAACCAGCCTGATAGAACTGATAGTGGGTATTCTTTTCGTGCTCCAGACCGCCTACGGCGCTTTTATCGGCTATGTCGGATGGATACCGTTCCTCCTGCTCATTCAATTCGGCTTCATATACACCGGGCTGCTCTCCATCATCCACGGCTCGCAAAGACAGTCGGCAAAAGTAAGTTCATTTATTTCCAAGCCGGTGCTCCAGAAGGAAATAAAGAATCTATAGTAAACTTGAGAATTCCCTGATTTACCACAGGATTTCCGCTGTCGAGGCGATGTAGTCCCTCGACTTCCTCGGCGGGGATCTCCTCTTCATGTCATGCCCGTCCCTCGGTTGAACCTGGGGATCAGTCGGGCATCTATAATTAAATACTGGATTCCCGCTCCCCGCTTGCGCGAGGACATGTTTCACGGGAATGACTGGTTACAGAGACTCAGAAGGGCTTTTAGGGTAAAAACAAAATAGTGGAAGTAAGGATTATAAAAGTAAAGCGTAATCACCATCCAATCCAGGCATTGCTACGTAATGAATTGACAAGTTTGATAACAATTGATTTAAATTGTCCGACAATAGCACAAATGGAATGTGATGCAGTTCCTTTTGACCTTTCCGTAGGGGCGACCCGGCGGGTCGCCCCTACATTTTCATCAAGAATTAGCAGGCTCCATACCACTCCACACGAGCGTTAAAAAAAGGCACTTGACAAACCGTATAATATATACTACATTGGTGACTGACTAGTCAGTTCACCGGGGTATAGCAATATGGCAAAAGCAAAAGAAGCAATAGGGAAAAGGCTGGCAAGGGTTAATTTCCGCAGTAAGAGAACCGGCCGGAGGGATGAGATTATACATACTGCCGCCCAGTTGTTCTCCGAAAAAAGCTATCATGACGTAACTATGGATGAGATAGCGGAGAAGGTAGGCGTTGCCAAGGGCACCATCTATCTTTACTTTGAGTCTAAGGAAAAGCTGTACTTAGAAATTCTGGAAGAAGGGTTTGAATCCATCGAGTCCCTGATCGAAAAAGAGGTAGAAAAGGGCGAGTCCGCTCCGCAGAAGATGAAAAAGGTCTTAAAGCTTATTTTTTCCTTCTATCGCCAAAACCTGGACGTGCTTCGCATCCTGAGCCGGGATGAAACCCATCTCATTCGAGAGCACTTTGAGTTCACCGAACACTGGAGACACAGAAGGGTGAAGCTTTACAAAAAAATCCTGGAGAAGGGCGTCAAGGAGGGCTCCTTCCGTCCAATAAACACGGAGCTTACGTCATTAATAATCTTCGGCCTGGTAAGGTCGGTGATGTTTTTCTACGAGACGGATAAGAGCGCCGAGGAAACGGCCGATGAGGTATTTTCGGTAATTGAAAAAGGGATTCTGGCCCCGGCCGAAAAGAAATTACATACACAAGAAAAAACGGAAAAGGATCAACAAGCGACGGATGATGGGGATTAAGATAATAACCTAACAAAAGGAGGTACAGTCCATGTCCATAAGATATCCATTCAGTAAAAGGATACATCATTTTGTCCCGCCAAAACAATGGGCCAGTATGAGAATAGCCAAGGAGCTTGAGAAAAACACTGGCAAGAAAGTAATCCACTTTGAAAAGGGTGATTATCAGGGGCCCGATTTTGAGACGCCGGAACACGTTCTTGAGGCCACGGTGAAAGCACTCAAAGATGGTTATGTAAGGTATGACCCGGGACCCGGTCTTCCCGAGCTTAGAGAGGCCATAGCCGAAGAGATGAACCGTAGAGGAAGGCCGACCACGCCCGACGAAGTTATAGTAACAGCCGGAGCTAAGCAATCCCTTAATATGGCCCTTTTAACATTCCTGGAAGACGGTGATGAAGTAATCTTTCCAAACCCGGGGTATCCTCCAGATGAGGTTTGGGCGAAATATGCCAACGCACACATAAAGCACACACCGTTGACAAAGCCGGACTGGCAGTTTGACCTGGACAAGCTCGAACGCATGATTACTCCGAAAACAAAGCTCTTGATCATAAACACCCCGCAAAGGCCCAACGGTCACTTGGTGCAGAACCCGGAAGAGATCGCCGAGCTTTGTTTAAGGCACAAACAGCTTATGGTTATCTCCGACGAGATATTCTCACACATAGTGTATGACGGTAAACAACATAAGACCATAGCCGCCGTGCCCGGTATGGCCGAGAGGACCATAGTAATCGATACATTCTCCAAGACCTATGCTATGACCGGATGGAGGATAGGCTGGTCGGTCGCTCCTAAGCCGGTCATCGAGAAGCTATCCATATTTTTACAGGACACCATTACCAACGTGGCCGCATTTATTCAAAAAGCCGCTTACGCCGCAATGGTCGGCCCCCAAGACTGGGTGGATAGGAAACTGGAAATTCTGCAAAGGAAGAGAAATAAAATGGTAGCGGGGTTAAACTCGATTCCCGGTATAAAATGCGATACTCCCGACGGTGCTTTCTACGCTTTTCCGGACATCAGCGGAACCGGTCTGACTTCACAGGAGTTCACCAACAGGCTGATGGAAACTGCCGGGGTTGCAGTAGTAGCGGGAACGGCCTTCGGAAGCCAGGGAGAGGGCTACGTCAGAGTGACTTATGCCGTATCCGACGACGATATCGATGAGGGAATCAAGAGAATAAGCCAAACAAACCTCAAGGCTTAGTTTGTAGGACGGGCTTTCATCTCGGTGTTTTTAACAGCCAAAGCACCGTGGGTGAAAGCCCGTGCCTATTGCAAATCGGCCGTATCAATCTAATCAAATACCCGATGCACCTTTTTTCCGGGGTATAATATTTTTTACAATAAGAATAAAGAGAAGGTTTCTTCCATGTATAGGTCTGCAAGAAAATCTAATTGGATATTAAAACCTTTTATTGTTTTATCTCTTGCAATCACCTTCGTTTTTCTCTTTATAACCTGTTATAAGGCTCCGGTCACCGGGAGGTCCCAGTTGATTCTAATCTCCCCGGAGATGGCCGCTCAGATGGGGGCGACTGCCTTTCAGGATTTGCTCAGCAAAGAAGAGTTATCCGATGACCCAAACTTTAATGAGGCTGTCAGACGGGTGGGCACGAGAATAGCCGGAGTTTCCAATACCCCCAATCAAAGCTGGGATTACAAAGTGATCAAGGACGATAATACGATTAACGCCTTTGCCCTTCCCGGAGGAAAAGTAGGCGTATACACCGGGATACTCCCAATCGCTGAGACCGAAGCAGGGCTGGCGACAGTAATCGGACACGAAGTAGCGCATGTCGCCGCTCGTCACGGCGCAGAGAGAATGTCAGCCGGAATCCTGGCCGAGCTAGGAGCCGTCGGCCTTAGCGCTGCTCTCAGAAACAGCGACCCCACCGTTCTTAATGCAATAATGCAAGCTTACGGTATTGGAGTAACGGTGGGAGGGATATTACCTTTTAGTCGCTCTCAGGAATCGGAGGCCGATAGAATAGGCCTGATCTACATGGCCCAGGCAGGGTATGACCCTAGAGAATCGGTCGCCTTCTGGCAAAGGATGGGCGAGGCCACTAAGAATAGGCCGTCCCCGCCGGAGTTCCTGGCTACTCACCCCAGCTACGGTACAAGAATAAATAACCTGAATAGATGGCTTCCCGAAGCGATGTACTATTATGAGCGTTCTAATAAAGCTCCCGACAATCCGATTGTCGCCGATAAAAAAGGGGAAGAAGAAGTCAACATAAGCTCGAATGCAGAATAGAGTGCAGATAGAAATCACGAGCTAGAATTAAACACAGTTGTAATTTCAAGTTGTAATAATCAAGATTTGATTTGCTGGACAGTGTCGGGATAGGTTACATTTTCAGCAGATGTAAGTACGCTCGTTCGTTCATGGAATTTACACTGAGTTTATCAAAAGATGAAGTCTCTTCGGGTGTTCATTCTTCGACTGCGCTCAGAATGAACGGTTTTTGTTTCATTAATCATCTTAGCGGATATACATCCGCTCATCCTGAGACCGGTCGAAGGATGAGTTATTGAGGTGTTTGTCCTTACAACCTACTCCAGAGTGACAGTTAAACAAGTAAAATGCCCCATTAGATGCTATTAGCTAAGGCAGTGTCCGTTTGATTAAACCCTAGCTATTACATTTCAGTATATGTTCTGAATTAACCTTGTTATATCAAATCCCGCTAGATACCACTTATACCCTTCAAACTCATTTTACTTTTTTGGCTTCCCCCGGTTAAACCAGGGAATCAACCGGGTGTCCACATTTTCTGTCATCCCCGAAGTCTTTTATCGGGGGTCCATAGTTGACTGGATTCCCACTCCCCGCATACGCGAGGACAAGCTTCGTGGGAATGACAAGAAGGGGAGAATCCCCCAAACCGAATAAGATTCCTCACATTCGTCCGGAATTGTGAGCCGCTTTTTTGGCGGCGAAGCAATCTCTTATTTTGGACAGGTTTAGTACTAACTAATAACTTATAGGATCTCTATTAAGAAATCCCCTCTTCCATGGCATGATGCTTTAAGACCTTGCCGCTGGCTATATAAAACGTATCTTCGGCTATGTTCGTTGTCAGGTCTGCAACCCTTTCCAGGTCTCTTGCTAAAAGAATGAGATAAATAGCACGGTCGATAACCGTCGGGTCTGCTATCATGTAGGTGATAAGCTCCCTTATAACCTGGGTTTCAAGTAAATCCACTTCATCGTCTTTTTTACAGACCTGGACCGCCAGCTCCTCATTCTTATTCACGAAGGAATCCAGGCTTTCCCTAAGCATCTCCATTGCTTTTTCTGCCATTTTCGGTATATCGATGAGCGGTTTCACAGGGGGTTTATCGGCCAGGTAAATGGCCTTCTCAGATATGTTGACTGCGTGGTCGCCTATTCTCTCCAGGTCATTGTTTATTTTCATAATCATGGTAACAGTCCTTAAATCCTCGGCCTCGGGATGGAACAGTGCCAATATCTTTATACAGAGGTTATCTATCTCGATTTCCATCTTGTTTATCTTATCGTCGCTTTTTATTACCTCTTCGGCGAGAATCATATTTTTTTCTTTGAGTGCCTTTATGCT comes from Thermodesulfobacteriota bacterium and encodes:
- a CDS encoding cellulose synthase family protein, whose protein sequence is MTVVAKVIVTSIYVTALALLCVFGIHRYYLAYLFNKYKRQPPKPREKFTNLPTVTVQLPIYNEMYVAERLISSVCRINYPKELLEIQVLDDSTDPTREIARECVENYRSLGFDIHYIHRENRVGFKAGALAEGLETARGELIAIFDADFIPPEDFLTKTVDYFTDPRVGMVQVRWGHVNLDYSPLTKAQSILLDGHFVIEQASRFHAGRFFNFNGTAGVLRRSCIESSGGWQHDTLTEDLDLSYRAQLKGWKFVYLKDWAVDAELPVDMNAFKSQQHRWAKGAIQTAIKLLPQILRAKELPLSIKVEACFHLLGNFAYVLLLILLSLMLPISYFWHSFGWEKVVFFNLFIVSACTLSVIRFYVLTTREVHGKEWTKYLKYVPLSIALGTGIAINNSKAVFEAILGKKSEFKRTPKFAVTSKGDNWRTRSYTSSKEITSLIELIVGILFVLQTAYGAFIGYVGWIPFLLLIQFGFIYTGLLSIIHGSQRQSAKVSSFISKPVLQKEIKNL
- a CDS encoding TetR/AcrR family transcriptional regulator, with product MAKAKEAIGKRLARVNFRSKRTGRRDEIIHTAAQLFSEKSYHDVTMDEIAEKVGVAKGTIYLYFESKEKLYLEILEEGFESIESLIEKEVEKGESAPQKMKKVLKLIFSFYRQNLDVLRILSRDETHLIREHFEFTEHWRHRRVKLYKKILEKGVKEGSFRPINTELTSLIIFGLVRSVMFFYETDKSAEETADEVFSVIEKGILAPAEKKLHTQEKTEKDQQATDDGD
- a CDS encoding pyridoxal phosphate-dependent aminotransferase yields the protein MSIRYPFSKRIHHFVPPKQWASMRIAKELEKNTGKKVIHFEKGDYQGPDFETPEHVLEATVKALKDGYVRYDPGPGLPELREAIAEEMNRRGRPTTPDEVIVTAGAKQSLNMALLTFLEDGDEVIFPNPGYPPDEVWAKYANAHIKHTPLTKPDWQFDLDKLERMITPKTKLLIINTPQRPNGHLVQNPEEIAELCLRHKQLMVISDEIFSHIVYDGKQHKTIAAVPGMAERTIVIDTFSKTYAMTGWRIGWSVAPKPVIEKLSIFLQDTITNVAAFIQKAAYAAMVGPQDWVDRKLEILQRKRNKMVAGLNSIPGIKCDTPDGAFYAFPDISGTGLTSQEFTNRLMETAGVAVVAGTAFGSQGEGYVRVTYAVSDDDIDEGIKRISQTNLKA
- a CDS encoding M48 family metallopeptidase, translated to MYRSARKSNWILKPFIVLSLAITFVFLFITCYKAPVTGRSQLILISPEMAAQMGATAFQDLLSKEELSDDPNFNEAVRRVGTRIAGVSNTPNQSWDYKVIKDDNTINAFALPGGKVGVYTGILPIAETEAGLATVIGHEVAHVAARHGAERMSAGILAELGAVGLSAALRNSDPTVLNAIMQAYGIGVTVGGILPFSRSQESEADRIGLIYMAQAGYDPRESVAFWQRMGEATKNRPSPPEFLATHPSYGTRINNLNRWLPEAMYYYERSNKAPDNPIVADKKGEEEVNISSNAE
- the phoU gene encoding phosphate signaling complex protein PhoU; the encoded protein is MKRLQEEITNLKKLLLEMATSVEEMIAKSIKALKEKNMILAEEVIKSDDKINKMEIEIDNLCIKILALFHPEAEDLRTVTMIMKINNDLERIGDHAVNISEKAIYLADKPPVKPLIDIPKMAEKAMEMLRESLDSFVNKNEELAVQVCKKDDEVDLLETQVIRELITYMIADPTVIDRAIYLILLARDLERVADLTTNIAEDTFYIASGKVLKHHAMEEGIS